Proteins from a genomic interval of Sulfurimonas sp. HSL3-2:
- a CDS encoding TetR/AcrR family transcriptional regulator, which produces MAIIVDKVQKRRDIALACKELFVVNGIKSITISQIAKTAGVGKGTLYDYFKNKEDIVFEIVNILLQKHNELKEKKISKVTSTKEKIKIFSDFFYSEEEAELRELYKDFVSITLSEPNKEMIEFQSRCFEEYRRWFKEILQEGIDKGEIIEKSINLANGLFALGEGMFISSCVTDTIDDLKKEIDDYIDTLFDLIEVKR; this is translated from the coding sequence ATGGCAATCATTGTAGACAAGGTTCAAAAACGTCGCGATATCGCCCTTGCATGTAAGGAGCTTTTTGTCGTAAACGGTATAAAAAGCATAACGATTTCACAGATAGCAAAAACAGCAGGAGTGGGCAAGGGTACGCTTTACGATTACTTTAAAAACAAAGAGGATATCGTTTTTGAGATCGTGAATATTTTACTTCAAAAACACAATGAACTCAAAGAGAAGAAGATATCCAAAGTAACATCCACAAAAGAGAAGATAAAAATATTTTCCGATTTCTTTTACAGCGAAGAAGAGGCAGAATTAAGAGAGCTGTATAAAGATTTTGTCTCGATCACGCTCAGCGAGCCGAACAAAGAGATGATTGAGTTTCAGAGCAGATGCTTTGAGGAGTATCGCAGATGGTTCAAAGAGATCCTCCAAGAGGGGATAGATAAGGGTGAGATCATAGAGAAGTCTATAAATCTGGCCAACGGACTTTTCGCTCTAGGCGAGGGGATGTTTATATCAAGCTGTGTCACTGATACGATCGATGATCTTAAAAAAGAGATAGACGATTATATAGATACGCTATTTGATTTAATAGAGGTGAAGAGATGA
- a CDS encoding TolC family protein has protein sequence MIRLVLLLVPVFVCADDLKGLLDFATKNSDLVVSKTLSQDAKSKELDSQKSAYFPTLDVGAFYQRLDERSPYMPGDTYAGYAKVGVDIYDGGRKSSLVDQKENEFKASSFETEAMKKSLSLQIVQEFFTIKTLQATLEARLEADKSLKAQLYRMTQFYLAKVATKDDVDRLQAAYDTNVYNIESVKLQILSATKQLELKVGKSVENLDDSSFEELANSDYELIDSTKALMAQKDSVKYSAESLASVYYPVLRVEDTYSLYGYDRSDLQHPEGAKEQNKLMVTLNMRIFDNGSVQKTKEAVLVNAQALNTQINYLTNEQKVNFSIAEASLNTSKAEIQSAQSALEAAKSAFKTIEEKYNAGIADNVTYLDALTSLTNAKALYTKAKNDEQIAYATYYFYSGKNIGDYLK, from the coding sequence ATGATTAGATTAGTTTTACTATTGGTGCCGGTTTTCGTTTGTGCGGACGACTTGAAAGGTCTGCTTGATTTTGCAACGAAAAACAGTGACCTGGTGGTCTCAAAAACATTATCGCAGGATGCAAAAAGCAAAGAGCTGGACTCACAGAAAAGTGCCTATTTTCCTACATTGGACGTGGGTGCATTTTATCAAAGACTTGATGAGAGAAGTCCCTATATGCCCGGTGATACATATGCGGGATATGCAAAAGTAGGTGTCGACATCTATGACGGTGGCCGCAAGTCCTCATTGGTCGATCAAAAAGAGAATGAGTTCAAAGCAAGCAGTTTTGAGACTGAGGCGATGAAGAAAAGCCTCTCTTTACAGATAGTTCAGGAGTTCTTTACCATCAAGACCCTGCAGGCTACTTTAGAAGCCAGACTAGAAGCGGACAAATCGTTAAAAGCACAGCTTTACCGCATGACACAGTTCTATCTGGCAAAAGTCGCAACAAAAGATGATGTCGACAGACTGCAAGCCGCTTACGATACAAACGTCTACAACATAGAATCCGTAAAACTTCAGATACTCTCGGCTACAAAACAGCTGGAACTAAAAGTCGGAAAAAGCGTAGAGAATCTGGATGATTCATCATTTGAAGAACTTGCAAACAGCGATTATGAACTGATAGACTCCACAAAAGCCCTTATGGCACAAAAAGACTCCGTAAAGTACAGTGCAGAGTCGTTAGCAAGCGTCTACTACCCTGTCTTAAGAGTCGAAGATACATACAGCCTTTACGGATATGACAGATCAGACCTGCAACATCCAGAGGGTGCAAAAGAGCAGAACAAACTGATGGTCACTTTAAATATGAGGATCTTTGACAACGGTTCGGTGCAAAAGACAAAAGAAGCGGTACTTGTGAACGCGCAGGCGCTCAATACTCAGATCAATTATCTGACAAATGAACAAAAAGTGAATTTCAGCATCGCAGAAGCGAGTTTAAATACAAGCAAAGCCGAGATACAAAGCGCACAAAGCGCTCTTGAAGCGGCAAAAAGTGCATTTAAGACCATAGAGGAAAAGTATAATGCGGGCATCGCGGACAACGTGACTTACCTTGATGCTTTGACATCTCTTACAAATGCAAAAGCTTTATATACGAAAGCGAAAAACGATGAACAGATAGCGTATGCGACATACTACTTTTACAGCGGAAAGAATATAGGAGATTATTTAAAATGA
- a CDS encoding efflux RND transporter periplasmic adaptor subunit, with protein MRKILFGLLVLLAGLHAEDIYATFDVKADKSANLAFYASGIVEKVYVDISSKVKKGDRLAELQNSDIKASLDMAKSTLEDAKVNLQYTSRDYERQLKIKTLIDEAQFDKYQLAYERAKVAVASAEANVAYKQSLLDNTTLYAPFDGVIFNKDIEVGDVVNSMMVKTVFNIQSTSKRKLIVEFDQTHWKDVKVGDTFRYKVDGDTKEYTGKISKIYPSANNSNRKIKAEVMADDFIVGLFGDGYIQTKQTK; from the coding sequence ATGAGAAAAATACTATTTGGATTATTGGTACTGCTCGCAGGACTGCATGCAGAGGATATCTATGCGACATTTGACGTAAAAGCGGATAAAAGCGCGAATCTTGCCTTTTATGCAAGCGGTATCGTTGAAAAAGTCTACGTCGACATCTCCTCGAAAGTAAAAAAAGGAGACAGACTGGCAGAGCTTCAAAACTCTGATATAAAAGCTTCTCTAGACATGGCAAAGAGCACTCTCGAAGATGCAAAGGTAAACCTGCAGTACACTTCAAGAGATTATGAGAGACAATTGAAGATAAAGACACTTATAGACGAAGCGCAGTTCGACAAGTATCAGCTGGCGTATGAAAGAGCGAAAGTAGCTGTGGCATCTGCTGAGGCAAATGTCGCTTATAAACAGTCATTACTGGATAATACTACTCTTTATGCACCTTTTGACGGAGTCATATTCAATAAAGATATAGAGGTCGGCGATGTCGTGAACTCTATGATGGTTAAGACGGTCTTCAATATCCAAAGCACGTCAAAAAGAAAACTGATCGTAGAGTTTGACCAGACGCATTGGAAGGATGTAAAAGTAGGCGACACTTTTAGATACAAAGTAGACGGGGACACGAAAGAGTATACGGGAAAAATATCTAAGATATATCCATCGGCGAACAACTCAAACAGAAAGATCAAAGCTGAAGTTATGGCAGATGATTTTATCGTCGGATTGTTTGGGGACGGCTATATCCAAACAAAACAGACAAAGTAG
- a CDS encoding efflux RND transporter permease subunit, which yields MYKFAIKRPIATLMYVMTLVIFGYLSFKSMPAALFPNVDFPMVTVKTVYPGAESSTIESQVTDKIEEAVSSIGGVDNIVSTSSDGVSVVTVKFFLERNIDEATNDVRDKVSAVTLPTKAKTPLVSKLDIGSASVINVFLTAKKDNIKELMVFADEKVKPTLQKINGVGAINIIGYKDKEIRIYPNIEMLNKFGITVEELNNIVAEENVKIGGGKLISRTKEYVLKTKADALSVEELKNIVIKDNIKLKDIATVEDGLSDPKSYSSYNSQEGVMLEVQKISGTNTLDIIERVKDVVPQLQKMAGDDFGVQTLQDTAPFIIHSLEDVEFDLVYGAILAVIIVFGFLRNFTITAVSALSIPISIMGTIALMDYMGFDLNKMTLIGLTLSIGIIIDDAIVVLENIYKKMEAGMGKFEAALYGVKEMAFAILAISAMLLAVFIPVANMSGIVGKFFESFAMTVGFAVVISYTVAMSFMPSLSARVLHKGESRFYNITEPIFKLFERMYDKTLKFVLRFKLLTLVFVILVFVGSLSLFPKIGMDFIPKEDKAEFEIQLRANAGISLDEMIRESKKIEDQVRKNKDVLFTTLSVGYNSVQEKNKALIYVKLTPKDKRKLDQEQIIQNFRGELKPFSNKDMFITAAAIPNIKGAGVSVPYQIVLLSDSFEDLQKGTKNLTDYLKKKKGFVDVDTNLDDGKPQIDINIIRENASRLGITASQISQAISTAFSSDLEISYFEENGKQYNITLRFDDAHRVSIDDIKKIQLRAKNGQLVYLSGLVRFTNTSSQASIYHFDRQRQVSIYADLFGLDLGGAVNYTKEGIDKLLPPGVTYKFTGFADEMVKTGKAFGVAVGLSVILMFIILAVLYESLIQPIIIMMALPLSIIGVMLALFATGEHFSLFVMIGFMLLMGMVGKNAVLLVDFANTAIENGKNADEALLEAGEKRLRPILMTTIAMIFAMIPIAISTSLGSETKAPMAIAVIGGLLSSMFLTLLVVPVIYRLINPLDRWLRKWYESKKLEI from the coding sequence ATGTATAAATTTGCAATAAAGAGACCGATCGCGACACTGATGTACGTCATGACTCTTGTCATCTTCGGATACCTGAGTTTCAAGTCGATGCCGGCAGCACTTTTTCCAAACGTCGACTTCCCGATGGTGACGGTAAAAACGGTATATCCCGGAGCTGAATCAAGCACGATCGAGTCTCAGGTAACAGATAAGATAGAAGAAGCGGTATCAAGTATCGGCGGAGTCGATAATATCGTCTCTACAAGCAGTGACGGCGTGAGTGTCGTGACGGTGAAGTTCTTCTTGGAGCGTAATATCGATGAAGCGACGAATGATGTCAGAGACAAGGTCTCTGCCGTCACGCTTCCTACAAAAGCCAAGACTCCTTTGGTCAGTAAACTTGATATCGGTTCGGCGTCGGTCATCAATGTTTTCCTGACTGCAAAAAAAGACAACATCAAAGAGTTGATGGTCTTTGCAGATGAAAAGGTAAAACCGACACTGCAAAAGATCAACGGTGTGGGTGCGATCAATATCATCGGCTATAAAGACAAAGAGATACGTATCTATCCAAATATTGAGATGTTGAACAAGTTCGGCATCACTGTTGAAGAGTTAAATAACATCGTAGCAGAAGAGAACGTCAAGATAGGCGGCGGAAAGCTTATATCTCGTACAAAAGAGTATGTCTTAAAGACAAAAGCCGATGCACTGAGTGTCGAAGAACTCAAAAATATCGTTATCAAGGACAACATAAAACTTAAAGATATCGCGACTGTTGAAGATGGTCTGAGTGATCCTAAAAGCTACTCTTCATATAACTCTCAAGAGGGTGTGATGCTTGAGGTCCAAAAGATCTCGGGCACAAATACGCTTGATATTATAGAGCGTGTAAAAGATGTCGTGCCGCAGCTGCAAAAGATGGCAGGCGATGACTTTGGAGTGCAGACACTGCAGGATACGGCTCCTTTTATTATCCACTCTCTTGAAGATGTCGAGTTTGACTTGGTCTACGGTGCAATACTCGCGGTCATCATCGTTTTTGGATTTTTGCGTAACTTTACCATCACGGCGGTATCGGCTCTTTCCATTCCGATCTCTATCATGGGTACGATCGCTTTGATGGACTACATGGGTTTTGATCTGAACAAGATGACGCTTATCGGTTTGACGCTCTCCATCGGTATCATCATCGATGATGCTATCGTCGTCTTAGAGAACATCTATAAAAAGATGGAAGCGGGTATGGGCAAGTTTGAAGCGGCATTATATGGTGTAAAAGAGATGGCGTTTGCAATCCTTGCGATCTCAGCGATGCTTCTTGCCGTATTTATTCCGGTCGCAAACATGAGCGGGATAGTCGGAAAGTTCTTTGAAAGCTTTGCGATGACGGTCGGTTTTGCCGTTGTTATCTCATACACGGTGGCTATGAGTTTCATGCCGAGTTTAAGCGCAAGAGTCCTGCATAAAGGCGAGAGCAGGTTTTACAATATTACAGAGCCGATATTTAAGCTTTTTGAGAGGATGTATGACAAGACACTGAAGTTCGTTTTGAGATTTAAACTCTTGACACTTGTCTTTGTAATACTTGTTTTTGTAGGTTCACTGAGTCTGTTTCCAAAGATAGGGATGGACTTTATACCAAAAGAGGATAAAGCGGAGTTTGAGATACAGCTAAGAGCAAATGCGGGTATCTCTTTAGATGAGATGATAAGAGAATCCAAAAAGATAGAGGATCAGGTAAGAAAAAACAAAGATGTCCTTTTTACCACACTTAGTGTCGGATACAACAGTGTTCAGGAAAAGAACAAGGCACTTATCTATGTCAAGCTGACACCAAAAGACAAAAGAAAACTCGATCAAGAACAGATCATTCAAAACTTCAGGGGTGAGTTGAAACCTTTTTCGAACAAAGATATGTTCATAACAGCCGCTGCGATCCCAAATATCAAAGGTGCAGGGGTCAGTGTACCGTACCAGATAGTCTTGCTGTCAGATTCATTTGAAGACCTTCAAAAGGGAACAAAAAATCTTACGGATTATCTGAAAAAGAAAAAAGGGTTTGTCGATGTTGACACAAATCTTGATGACGGAAAACCGCAGATAGATATAAACATCATCAGAGAGAACGCTTCAAGACTCGGCATTACGGCATCACAGATATCTCAAGCCATCTCGACTGCTTTTTCAAGTGATCTGGAGATATCTTATTTTGAGGAAAACGGCAAGCAGTACAATATCACGCTTCGTTTTGACGATGCGCACAGAGTGAGCATAGATGATATTAAAAAGATTCAATTGCGTGCGAAAAACGGTCAACTTGTTTATTTAAGCGGTTTGGTGAGATTTACAAATACTTCATCTCAGGCAAGTATCTATCACTTTGACCGACAAAGACAGGTCAGTATCTATGCGGATCTGTTCGGGCTTGACCTCGGCGGTGCAGTGAACTATACAAAAGAGGGGATCGACAAACTTCTGCCTCCGGGAGTCACATATAAATTTACGGGATTTGCCGATGAGATGGTAAAAACCGGCAAGGCTTTCGGTGTAGCCGTGGGACTTTCGGTCATATTGATGTTCATTATCCTTGCGGTGCTGTATGAGTCGCTTATCCAGCCTATTATCATCATGATGGCACTTCCTCTTAGCATCATAGGGGTTATGCTGGCACTTTTTGCAACAGGAGAGCACTTCAGTCTTTTTGTCATGATCGGCTTTATGCTGCTTATGGGGATGGTTGGAAAGAATGCTGTTTTACTTGTAGATTTTGCAAATACTGCCATTGAAAATGGGAAAAATGCGGACGAAGCGTTACTTGAAGCAGGAGAAAAAAGGTTAAGACCTATTTTAATGACTACAATCGCCATGATTTTTGCTATGATTCCAATTGCGATTAGTACAAGCTTAGGAAGTGAGACAAAAGCACCGATGGCAATAGCAGTCATCGGAGGGTTACTAAGCTCGATGTTTTTGACACTTTTGGTTGTACCGGTAATATACAGACTTATTAATCCTCTTGATAGATGGTTGAGAAAGTGGTATGAAAGTAAAAAGTTAGAGATTTAA
- the rplU gene encoding 50S ribosomal protein L21, with product MYAIIKNGGKQYKVQEGDILLFDKMSLEPKDTVEIKEVLAVNAGELKLGTPFVEGAVVTAEVINEGRAKKVITFKKRRRKDSKVKRGFRRDFTRVRITKIAA from the coding sequence ATGTACGCAATCATCAAAAACGGTGGTAAACAATATAAAGTTCAAGAGGGTGATATCTTATTATTCGATAAGATGAGTCTTGAACCTAAAGACACTGTTGAAATTAAAGAAGTTCTTGCAGTAAATGCTGGTGAACTAAAACTAGGTACTCCATTTGTTGAGGGTGCTGTTGTAACTGCAGAAGTTATCAATGAAGGTCGTGCTAAAAAAGTTATTACTTTCAAAAAACGTCGTCGTAAAGACAGTAAAGTAAAACGTGGTTTCAGAAGAGACTTCACACGTGTACGCATCACTAAAATAGCTGCGTAA
- the rpmA gene encoding 50S ribosomal protein L27, whose amino-acid sequence MAHKKGQGSTQNNRDSAGRRLGVKKYGGETVRAGNIIVRQRGTKVHPGLNIGMGKDHTLYALVDGVVKFERKDKSRKQVSIVPAA is encoded by the coding sequence ATGGCTCATAAGAAAGGTCAGGGTAGTACACAGAATAACCGTGATTCAGCTGGTCGTAGACTTGGCGTTAAAAAATACGGTGGTGAAACAGTTAGAGCAGGGAACATTATCGTTCGTCAAAGAGGAACAAAAGTTCATCCAGGTCTAAACATTGGTATGGGTAAAGATCATACTTTATACGCACTTGTAGACGGTGTTGTGAAATTTGAGCGTAAAGACAAATCACGCAAACAAGTTTCAATCGTACCTGCTGCATAA
- the obgE gene encoding GTPase ObgE, translated as MFIDSVELTVSSGKGGAGCASFRREKFVVNGGPNGGDGGKGGDVWFKCDNNTHTLSHFQKNMHIKADNGVPGAPRNMTGKSGEKKVIIVPPGTQIIDKESGKVLFDLLEDGQEVMFLEGGKGGLGNTHFKSSTNQRPTYCQPGEAGETRSIKLDLKLIADVGLVGFPNVGKSTLISTVSNARPEIANYEFTTLTPKLGQVNIGDYESFVMADIPGIIGGASEGKGLGIQFLRHIERTKTLLFMIDLASYRDLKEQFETLKNEVESFSEILGNSKYAIALTRVDIVPQEEITELVNGFLKLLGLKANEKSEFDFDTNLPYFIQDTADETLGYDRTKPYFVAPISSATNKNIEALKYALFNLVHTDRQQK; from the coding sequence ATGTTTATAGATAGTGTAGAACTTACCGTTTCTTCTGGTAAAGGTGGAGCAGGTTGTGCTTCATTTCGTCGTGAAAAGTTTGTTGTAAACGGCGGGCCAAATGGTGGTGACGGTGGAAAAGGCGGTGATGTCTGGTTTAAGTGTGATAACAACACGCATACACTATCTCATTTTCAAAAAAATATGCATATAAAAGCAGATAACGGTGTACCGGGCGCACCAAGAAACATGACTGGAAAATCCGGAGAGAAGAAAGTAATCATCGTCCCTCCCGGAACTCAGATCATAGACAAAGAGAGCGGAAAGGTTCTTTTTGACCTGCTTGAAGACGGACAGGAAGTGATGTTCCTAGAAGGCGGAAAAGGCGGACTTGGAAATACTCACTTTAAGTCATCAACAAATCAAAGACCGACTTATTGTCAGCCGGGTGAAGCGGGTGAAACTAGAAGTATTAAACTAGACCTGAAACTTATCGCCGATGTCGGTCTTGTAGGTTTCCCGAATGTCGGAAAATCAACACTGATCTCGACAGTCTCTAATGCCCGTCCTGAAATAGCTAACTATGAGTTTACGACTCTTACGCCAAAACTCGGACAGGTAAACATAGGTGACTATGAATCATTTGTAATGGCAGATATCCCGGGGATCATCGGCGGAGCAAGTGAAGGAAAAGGGCTTGGTATCCAGTTCCTTCGTCATATCGAGAGAACAAAAACACTTCTTTTTATGATAGACCTTGCTTCATACAGAGATCTAAAAGAGCAGTTTGAGACTTTGAAAAATGAGGTCGAATCTTTTTCAGAGATACTCGGTAACAGTAAATACGCTATAGCTCTCACAAGAGTAGATATCGTTCCTCAAGAGGAGATAACTGAGCTTGTAAACGGTTTTCTAAAACTTTTAGGTCTAAAAGCGAATGAAAAAAGTGAGTTCGATTTTGATACGAATCTTCCGTATTTTATTCAAGATACGGCTGATGAGACATTAGGGTATGACAGAACAAAACCATACTTCGTAGCTCCTATCTCATCTGCGACAAATAAAAATATCGAAGCATTAAAATATGCCCTCTTTAATCTAGTCCATACGGATAGACAACAAAAATGA
- the proB gene encoding glutamate 5-kinase, with amino-acid sequence MKRVVIKVGSAVLTQDLQIAENRLHSIVKLLVDLKKKYEVVLVSSGAVSAGYTQLKLDKKILENKQALAAIGQPLLMKKYRLAFAEHNELCAQILLTAGNLSTPSQNEKIKNTMNVLLQNGVIPIVNENDATAIEELVVGDNDQLSAYVACNINADMLIILSDIDAYYDSDPHKNSDAKVRKVVNFIDEAELQQNASPNNEFATGGIVTKLKAASYMLTCEREMFLASGFNLEDVRSFLIDDKHLGGTLFTCKEI; translated from the coding sequence ATGAAACGTGTAGTCATCAAAGTAGGAAGTGCTGTATTAACACAGGATTTGCAGATTGCTGAGAATAGACTACACAGTATTGTTAAACTCTTAGTTGACCTCAAAAAAAAATATGAGGTCGTCTTAGTCTCTTCAGGTGCAGTCTCTGCAGGCTATACACAGTTAAAACTCGATAAAAAAATATTGGAAAACAAACAGGCTCTTGCTGCTATAGGGCAGCCTCTTTTGATGAAAAAGTACCGTCTTGCTTTTGCTGAACATAATGAGCTATGCGCGCAGATCCTGCTTACTGCGGGAAATCTTAGCACCCCTTCTCAAAACGAGAAGATCAAAAACACGATGAACGTTCTACTGCAAAACGGTGTCATACCTATTGTAAATGAAAATGATGCAACGGCTATCGAAGAACTCGTTGTCGGTGATAACGATCAGCTTTCAGCGTACGTCGCTTGTAATATTAATGCAGATATGCTTATAATACTTTCAGACATAGATGCATACTATGATAGTGATCCACATAAAAACAGTGATGCGAAAGTAAGAAAAGTCGTAAACTTTATAGATGAGGCGGAACTGCAGCAAAATGCTTCTCCTAACAATGAGTTTGCAACAGGCGGTATAGTCACAAAGTTAAAAGCAGCATCTTATATGCTTACATGTGAACGTGAGATGTTTTTGGCGAGTGGATTTAATCTAGAAGATGTAAGAAGTTTTCTAATAGATGATAAACATTTAGGCGGAACACTCTTTACATGTAAGGAGATTTAA
- the fmt gene encoding methionyl-tRNA formyltransferase, whose product MKIIFMGTPTYAQKILEELIKAKEMEVVAVYTQPDKPVGRKKVMTPPPVKLTAQDAGIPVYQPSRLRDKEVVDELLQIKCDYIVVAAYGQILPLEILQHAPCINLHASVLPKYRGASPIQEAILNGDTYTGVTAMKMDVGLDTGDIIKISKIAIDDDEMVESLFEKLTHVAADLTLDVLRNYGSYKQEKQDDKEATNCSKITKADGEIAFEDAVILYNKYRAFTPWPGIYLKSGLKLKEIKLHSACHSYGPGKILYINDDHIVVGCELGAIKVYRVQPASKNEMDIISYINGKRLKVEDYLS is encoded by the coding sequence TTGAAAATTATCTTTATGGGTACACCGACGTATGCCCAGAAAATTTTAGAAGAGTTGATCAAAGCTAAAGAGATGGAGGTCGTAGCTGTTTATACACAGCCTGACAAACCTGTCGGACGAAAAAAGGTCATGACACCTCCTCCTGTCAAACTCACTGCACAAGATGCCGGTATCCCGGTATATCAACCATCAAGACTTAGAGATAAAGAGGTCGTAGACGAGCTCCTTCAGATCAAATGCGACTATATAGTCGTTGCCGCTTACGGACAGATCTTGCCGCTTGAGATACTGCAGCATGCACCGTGCATAAACCTTCATGCATCCGTACTTCCAAAGTACCGCGGGGCAAGCCCGATCCAAGAAGCTATCTTAAACGGCGATACATATACCGGTGTGACGGCAATGAAGATGGATGTGGGATTAGACACCGGAGACATCATCAAAATATCCAAGATCGCAATAGACGATGACGAGATGGTGGAGTCACTTTTTGAAAAGCTGACGCATGTCGCAGCGGACCTGACTTTAGACGTGTTAAGAAATTATGGCAGCTACAAGCAGGAAAAACAAGATGACAAAGAAGCGACGAACTGCTCAAAGATCACTAAAGCGGACGGTGAGATAGCATTTGAAGATGCCGTTATCTTATATAATAAATACAGAGCTTTTACGCCGTGGCCCGGCATCTATTTAAAGAGCGGGTTAAAACTAAAAGAGATAAAACTGCACTCGGCATGTCATTCATACGGTCCGGGAAAGATCTTATATATAAATGATGATCATATAGTAGTAGGATGCGAACTTGGAGCCATAAAGGTCTACAGAGTCCAGCCAGCATCAAAAAATGAGATGGATATCATCTCTTATATCAATGGAAAGCGTTTAAAAGTTGAAGATTATCTATCTTGA
- a CDS encoding biotin--[acetyl-CoA-carboxylase] ligase, whose protein sequence is MKIIYLDVVDSTQKYLKERLKKKELVSPVAVVAHTQYAGQGSRGNSWIGEEGNLFFSFSIPIKDLPDDLKLESSSIYFSYLLKQVLEDNGSKVWLKWPNDFYIGDNKIGGTITNIVKDDLVCGIGLNLSSAPEGFSKLDVEISKENILNCYFNYLKKNIRWKHIFSKYKLEFDKSKNYFAHGVDKRVSLLNAILQDDGSIISDGQRIFSLR, encoded by the coding sequence TTGAAGATTATCTATCTTGATGTAGTAGATTCGACACAAAAGTATTTAAAAGAGCGGTTAAAAAAGAAAGAACTTGTATCTCCCGTAGCCGTTGTCGCACATACTCAGTATGCAGGACAAGGCAGCAGAGGTAATAGCTGGATAGGAGAGGAGGGGAACCTTTTCTTTTCATTCAGCATCCCCATAAAAGATCTTCCCGATGATCTGAAACTGGAATCATCATCTATCTATTTTTCATATCTTTTAAAACAGGTTTTGGAAGATAACGGTTCAAAAGTCTGGTTAAAATGGCCGAATGATTTTTATATAGGTGACAATAAGATCGGCGGTACAATTACAAACATCGTCAAAGATGACTTGGTATGCGGTATAGGATTGAATCTATCTTCCGCTCCCGAGGGATTTTCAAAGCTTGATGTTGAGATTTCTAAAGAAAATATTTTAAATTGTTATTTTAATTATTTGAAAAAAAATATCAGATGGAAGCATATTTTTAGTAAATATAAGTTAGAATTTGACAAAAGCAAAAACTATTTTGCTCACGGCGTGGATAAAAGAGTTTCTCTATTGAATGCGATTTTGCAGGATGATGGTTCAATTATAAGCGATGGTCAAAGGATATTTAGTTTAAGATGA
- a CDS encoding AAA family ATPase, which translates to MSEVIVIANQKGGVGKTTTAVNLAASLAVAEKKVLLIDADPQANATTSLGFHRNDYEFNIYHVLIGTKKLKDIILKSTLPTLHLAPSNIGLVGIEKEYYESGNTEGRELVLKRAISLVIKDYDYIIIDSPPALGPMTINALSASNSVIIPIQCEFFALEGLAQLLNTVRLIRKTINPKLSIKGFLPTMFSSQNNLSKQVFADLRQHFQGKLFKDPENEYIVIPRNVKLAESPSFGKPVILYDVKSSGSEAYQDLAQAIIA; encoded by the coding sequence ATGAGTGAAGTAATTGTAATAGCTAATCAAAAAGGTGGAGTGGGTAAGACTACGACTGCTGTAAACCTTGCAGCATCACTGGCTGTAGCAGAAAAAAAAGTTCTTTTAATAGATGCCGATCCTCAAGCAAATGCAACGACATCTCTTGGATTTCATAGAAATGATTATGAGTTCAATATCTATCATGTACTTATCGGTACAAAAAAACTAAAAGACATAATCCTGAAATCCACGCTTCCGACTCTGCACCTAGCTCCATCGAATATAGGTCTTGTCGGGATTGAAAAAGAGTACTATGAATCTGGAAACACTGAAGGAAGAGAGCTTGTACTCAAACGTGCGATCTCTTTAGTCATAAAAGATTATGACTATATCATTATCGATTCTCCTCCGGCACTTGGACCGATGACTATCAATGCACTTTCGGCTTCAAACTCTGTGATCATTCCTATACAGTGTGAGTTCTTTGCACTTGAAGGTCTTGCACAGCTTTTAAACACGGTCAGACTTATCCGTAAGACGATCAATCCGAAACTTTCTATTAAAGGTTTCCTTCCAACGATGTTCAGTTCTCAAAACAACCTTTCAAAACAGGTGTTCGCGGATTTAAGACAACATTTTCAAGGAAAGCTTTTTAAAGATCCTGAAAACGAATACATCGTGATCCCGAGAAACGTAAAACTTGCAGAGTCTCCATCTTTTGGAAAACCGGTAATCCTTTACGATGTAAAATCTAGCGGTTCTGAAGCATATCAAGACCTAGCACAAGCGATAATAGCATAA